The Lolium rigidum isolate FL_2022 chromosome 1, APGP_CSIRO_Lrig_0.1, whole genome shotgun sequence region gattcatctcccggaggactctacaccgccatggtcgcctccggagtgatgagtgagtagttcacccctggactatgggtccatagcgagtagctagatggttgtcttctcctcattgtgcttcattgttggatcttgtgagctgcctaacatgatcaagatcatctatccgtaatactctatgttgtgtttgtcgggatccgatggatagagaataccatgtcatgttaattatcaagttattgcatatgtgttgtttatgatcttgcatgctctccgttactagtagaggctcggccaagtttttactcttaactccaagagggagtatttatgctcgatagtgggttcatgcccgcattgacactcaggacgagtgacgaaagttctaaggttgtgttgtgctgttgccactagggataaaacattggcgctatgtccgaggatgtagttgttgattacattacgcaccatacttaatgcaattgtccgttgcttagcaacttaataccggaggggttcggatgataaccctgaaggtggactttttaggcatagatgcaggttggatggcggtctatgtactttgtcgtaatgcccaattaaatctcactatacttatcatgtcatgtatgtgcattgttatgccctctctatttgtcaattgcccgaccgtaatttgttcacccaacatgcttttatcttatgggagagacacctctagtgaactgtggaccctggtccattcttttaatactgaaatacaaatctgctcgcaatacttgtttttactattttctctgcaaacaatcatcttccacacaatacggttaatcctttgttacagcaagccggtgagattgacaacctcaccgtttcgttggggcaaagtactttggttgtgttgtgcaggttccacgttggcgccggaatctccggtgttgcgccgcactacatcccgccgccatcaaccttcaacgtgcttcttggctcctcctggttcgataaaccttggtttctttctgagggaaaacttgctgctgtgcgcatcataccttcctcttggggttgcccaacgaacgtgtgaaatacacgccatcagtcctcgttcttccgagagtcccgccctcttaatttcatgcgaagctaacagaatccccttcgtgaatcagaacttagatctgacttcctgggccgactgcctgcgagcctggcctaatcctcccgagggttgggtggcatggtacaatagagtatccaaaacccattatgccacccgggaagccatagggatagccgatgccctgtcattatcattgtctcctcttgagaagaatgaaaatattatgaaaactatcggctacttctggtccgacgcactgaactgcttcatgtttggccatggccctatgacaccaactctgctggatgtagccatgatcacgagcctagacattgcatccccaagcccttcgcattcaaactgccgagagtccctttcaccctttcttctaaaaagagTGTACCGACTCGGGGAGCCTACCTCaaacgttatatgaagaccaaaggcctcGTGACGAGAGAGAGAACACACGACCTTTCCGAACTtccggttggagcacttcatcttcgtggcccatcccttgcccctaccaagaattacctttccccggcctatgaaccggccaaaggcacccaacttggcctaggcaagccgtttcttggagaggtctatcgatctcttcaatcgatgtccgtcaaactcgttctctcaaaagacagttaaaaccggcggccctcggtggttcattctggttatgggcgcagctatacttcgcgaaccagatcccagacttcccacctttgactacctgcacctttccagatgttaACGGAAAGGccatccgatgcaccagctatggccaagctttgtatggtctcccgggcaacgaggctgatccctaaggaagcgagcagggtggttcaagatcttcttccaaggtttggacaacccctgttctttccttataccgaACCGGAGAACTTTGAAAACCcgagtctcctttcgattggataactttgccgatgacactAGCACCCAAGactctgtattccatcatgattcgtccttgcttcctccccgttggcatgagtacctcgaaccggatcatcaagcccggctaTGAGTGTTACCAACCGGTGGTGGTAGCCCGACAACTTGGTCTTGGgcgggtgcctccacacttcttcttacaccacccgaCCGTAGCGCAGCTGAACCGGCTCGACATCCTTATCGGCCAAagatgttataccttctttgatgctttggccattccaattccccacgacctccgtttctccttcactaccgatggtttcgagacttggtggtccatgtggaagactcatgtcttcgaagggctttaggaccgctcgctcgagacaacttgatgccgagtatgatGTCCCTGCAGACTAGGTACCATTACTCAAACATTTCTTGTAaccgcttatggtgattgtccgtgaCCTGACCccatctcctggcagcaacaagatggcccggctcccacgcaagccgatggctcccccttcgtattccttcctccggccccagtggttctcttctgccagagctcgccacctctgaagaaagtcataatgcagagtcagccgatttcaccgaaatcggctcccaagagtaaagcatcttcggggccgcttgccccccgagcctcgacttcgggcgaggacggcagtgaggaaggtggctgccaggaagaccctgaagcgcaaagctcctgcccaggaaagcctgcacgtaagttgattcgtgtcttgaccgaacacatttgccttcccaacctttgtaacatggttgtacctcttctttcggacttccaccgaagagaactccggtgagggagcacagtccgaTCCAAGGGACTCCTCCTCGAGCGATACgtaaagatccaccacacagagccagacggactcaccaacgtcggcttctaggaaaaggtcgactcccgagcctgctgtccttcaggctccgatccaaacggggtcacgcatgaagcgtcgatgcgtcaaaagggctcgcaaaggcccacaagtctcctcgccgagccaggaagtttcaaatgtaattacctcaacagctCGTATTCCACATCGTCTCGTtactaattggattgcctcaccatttcccttgcagactaatgggacctctagcggggacgttgaagaggtgccgatgccatctgctacccttggcctatccaactcgccaagcgtgactgaccaagtggctaacctggcccagactaccgcaaagccgattgtcacaacatcggctcCCCTTCCTTTATTGGGAGAGGTAAGCgccactctctcgggcctactcttttcctttgtcgtatgctcatgctgctcttgctcgtcTGTCAGGGGTGTGACCCTTCAAGCTTGgtgacgttcgaccccgactccatcgagccagctgtttccaaagcaggtgaagagccagaccctagcgcggtccatggcccgctccagcgtctcaaagttttgctctcctcctcggtcgaaaccctggtcgagaaccccgaggcaatcaagggcatcctcgaggacatccagccccgtctcccagtgatgctgcaggttaagctttggccggcagtgactttgtcagccttcaggtcaagggtgcagtcggcccgtcaaaggattgctcttcgccgcgcccaactcccgttgagaaccgatattgcagacaaatgtcaacggctcaacgagaagaaagccgctttagacgccaagaccgccacttctacccatagtgtcaaacttgagaccttgcgcaaggaactggaggaccttgaaaagagggccagggagaccaaacaacttatccaagatgaggaaaccctcattgctcgctcccaagaggaagcaaaaagTCTCACAGACCTGATTCGAAGACCGAcccggctgaaattcgtgccccgagCAGCcggctggtgatggggagagacgaggacgacgaggccgagatcgccgaggcggatcgaatccgtgccgatgctcttcacgcccttaatgcttttcttcagtagggcctctttgtgtaaactgatgcatgtaaacttgcttcgctgtactTGTCTAAAGTCGACTGCCGTgcaatgtctgtgcatcggctctggttgcatgtaccgatttgtttttttttactggccgatttccctaTCGGTCCCCAATTTTTTGCACATGTATCGGTGTCGCACACGTTCATCTGACTTATCGGTCCCCAATTTTTTGCACATGTATCGGTGTCGCACACGTtcatctgactaggtgccccccgagccgattctcgctgGTGCACCGCGATATCGGCTCTATGGTTGGCCAAGGCACCACAtgcgaacgtcggctctgttaggaccagtgttgacttcttccagcttcaTCAGCCGACgtgaacccatatcctagctttccgtcccctgtgaggtcgacaccaaataccGGGAGAGCGTCTGGTACGGGTAATGCGGGCCgaacgctggaatcggccttcgtcttgattgtaaccaggattttttggaggtgtcagggccgatcgcgtggaacagcttcctcctggactttgctgtgagagcagttgccctcgtctctgtccttaccagggtggtgcccgagccctatcatgttgatgtcgaatgaggatcttggctggcaccctccagggtaagtgcgctccaccatgttaacggtggatgccggtgaaatcggcactcctggtgctgtcaacgcgaacggcagcggcggacgggactggagtggcatctctccttggtaagtccccagagctggtcccgacggagaatactgatggctcatgatttcctggatcacgcgcagcgacacgctccaaagtgttcaccaggctctcggagtgctcggtgcagcgaatgagccaccatgaagttgatctcccgacgcaggcgacccggtgcgttcttccgacggggcggacaggtccactccatcgagcgcgccttcaggtgagaaccccttccacccgatgccatgggagcgggttcgtggaaagagccgatgaggtcggcttcgaggaccgccttgatctcgtcatgcttcttcttgagctcgtcgccggatcctcgtacttgaccggagtgctttccgccatctcggatgtagatggcgatgcggtggatgtcgaagattgtcccaccgggcgtgccggaatgtgttgcggtcggaaacccaccggcgagcagcgaccggcaacaccgtagagccgggaatctcccggatctgcggctggccccggtccctccgagcgacggcccgcaaagccttctcggtcacacgtccgatgccgtcgcaagggcgtgccacctgacctatacctggtcgggaaggtgttggatgatgcctcgcttagtttcccgcatggcatacacgtaaacgttaaatacgagcctcgatcggctctcgagttgtctccgtgaatcggctcaaagagccgatccacccatgattcgtacgaggtgtacgaatatatggtggtcctgcttgatcaagataaagctaaagcgatcttcgacgatttagggttttcaccgcataatcggatcatcctactcacgattgggcctcgcgctcgcgtacggtgatcgtaagccgatcctagacagtggcctaaaaaccaacacgaggttgatccccgaacatcccgtctagggctagcaaactacaccctacacgccgccggatcctccaaccctttgtaaggcctaactattgcggatattaaactaatccttgaagaacaaggagcaaccgtaacggatcggatctactaaacaatgatcaagcgggtgccgcccctacacctaagataggtgtagggcggctagatgtataagggttgcactacgacaagcatatgatacgaagaacaatgctaaccctaacacatctaagataactacgttgctcgccatcaaaaaggcttcgcatacgagcaacgcatgaacaacgtaataagtttgtgctgcctagatcgcaagatgcgatctaggcagcatggtgcttaccggaagaaaccctcgagacgaaggagttggcgatgcgcctagattgatttgtgttgaacgttggttgttgtttcataaaccctagatacatatttatagtccaggggactttctaacgtgggaataatcccgaccgtgcacgaagcaaactctaactaaccgacacgtaatctactatgttacagatacaagggcaaactagcccaactttgcatataaggccgattcacgtatttcttccgtatataatcttcaagcccatcttgatcgcggcccacctctgactcggtcaaattctggtgataacagctagaTATAATCAAGTCTCACAAGTAGATCTAGGAGAAGGAAACTAGTGTATGGAAAAATGCACTCTCATTTTGGTGTGAGATGCTTAGGTGCACTACCTTGCCTCTAAGTGTGCAGGTGTTTGCATGTCTCATTAGCTCAACTTTGACTCCATCGATCAGAATGGGGCGTGTTATGGGCCTCTGCGGGTTTTTTTCGAACCATGAAGGAAAGTTGCATGTCATATAAGGAGGAAAAAGGCCATAAGAAGCAAGGGTGGAACCGATGATTTATGGAAGATAGGACATGTTCGAGATTAGCTCAATTAAGGCTCCAAATTATGTTAACTATGGCACATGCTTGCAAACAAGTGTTGAATATTTTATTCCCGGAGTTGCAGAAAACACACTTATCCTTCTGGTGTAGTCCTCTCTTAGACAGTGGATCAGTTATGCAGATCCTTTCACGGATGAAAAGCCAGGCTACAATCCTGCAACGGAGGGTGCTCAAGAGCCCCCTCTTGTCGTCGAAACAACATAATGTGCAAGGTATACTGACTTAGCCGAATAAGACTACCTACAGTAaaggtatcataggtagtatcatccaTTCTATGCATGCAAAAAGATAGGTAGCACTGTATTTAATAATAAGAGGGGACAATAAtattactgtatcatagcacgtagaaaTAGAAAACTTAATGTCAATAGAtcatgtacatatatttgcattgagattctaaaaattaATAAATACAATAAAAAATATGTTAGCGAGATATAAAAAAGGTTCATATAAATTAAAAACACTCGTGTGGTTTAAAAAATGCTTGTGGGGCTTACAAATGTTCGTAGAGCTCGAAAAATTGTTTGCAAGGTTTGATAATCTGTTCGCGAGATTCAAAATTGATTGTACAATTCAATAAAATAACGAGTTTTCAAAAATGTCCGCGACATTTAAAAATGTTCGTACTAAAAAATCTATTCGCGAGATTCACAAAATGTTCATACATTTTAAAAAATTATCGGGAGGTTTAAAAAACCGTTTGTGAGCCGAAAAAATGTTTGTATGGTTCAAAAATGTTAGTCTTCCAAAACGGGGAAACCCCCATGATTGTTACCGGATTTCCCACCCAGCCCCCAACTTCGCGGAGAATAGAGACGACGACCGATAGAGACGCACCGGGCAGATTGGGTGTACAACTATGTAGGCAATAGTTGTAACCAATATTTGGTCTGTCCACAACATTGTCTGGGATTTTCCTCATATGCAGCTGCTTGACATGAATTTGTTGATTACAGTTTCTTCTACGATGTTTCAAATGCACGTTGTTTCATCTCTGCGGATGCTTTTCTGAATCATCCAGGAATTGTGGTATGTATCATTTCCTGTGAGCTGTCCTATCAAGGATGATAGGCGGTTGTCCAAAAGATGAAGGCCCAGTAAAACCACTAGGCGGGAGAATGAGACTAATAGGTTCGATGTACTGATTTAGCTTAGCACGAGGTTGCAAGGGTCGAGCCGGCTACtaatttgttttttcttttcgaGACGCTGTTGTGCTGCCTTCTTCTCGTGGGTTCCCCGTGCATATGTGCGCTCTATGGCTTGCTTCTGGACCTTCTGGTAGGTGAGACAAAGGCTCCGTCTCATCAAAGACAAACAAGAAAAGAAGATGTAGGCACATCGGTGTAGGATATGTatcggagtcggagtcggagtcggagaTATGTACTCCGCCTGCGCCTGACTTATTATATATAAACAAGGGTAGGAATCGGTAGTCCACACATTGGACTACTATACGAACGCGATCGTCCAGCGTCTCGACTCAAGCAACACCGGCCCTGCACCTATGGCGTACGTTGTCCTTCCCTCTCTTTTTTTTGAGGCAAATCAGTGGGTTTCTTCCACTGTGTATATTTATAAAATTTTCAACCCTCTCTCGATAATGTTCACCTTCCTCCACGTTTCAACATGATCTTCTCTCTATCTCGTTCTCTCCCTGAGTCAGAAGCGGCTCCGGAGCCGGCGACGGTGTGTCGGCAAAGGGTGATCCCAAACCTTAGGGCTAGGGGAGTGGTGTGCGACGCCGGCAACTCCAGCCCtgcttttttcccttttttcttttgaaaccATGGCAGTTCCTCTCCCCTCCGCCGCAAATCAACCCAATTCTCCAATCTCCATGCCTCCTCCGATTCTCTTCTGCGAGCTTGCTTCCGTCCCGGATTACCATACCGGTGCATTTCCGGATTATCATGGGGCGCGACCCTGATATCCTGTTGTCCATCCATGGGATGGGAACTACTTGTGGAGCCTGCCGGAAGCCGGATGATCCTTGTGAGCGAGCGCCTGACGACCACACCTGACTGTGTCACCTCCTTCGACGGAGGTTCACACATCTATGTCGAATTTTCGAGGTAGATCTGGAGGGCTGTTACTTCACCTGACCGCCTCTTCCCGACCGCATGCCGCTAGCGAGTCATCAACGCAGCCTGTGCCGTCTTGGACTCTTGGGTCGCCACTCTCTACTTCGCATCTGCCGCAATATGTCCCAGGACCAAACCATCCATTTTCAGTTGTGTTGTCGAAACTGGGTTGTTTGATTTGCCTACAAGTAGATGGGGATTGGAGGactagggagggagggagggatatTATGCATTTCAGTCGGATTTATGTCCCAACTAGCCCGCGGGATGATTTCTGATCTTCCTGATTTTGTATAGAAAGCAGGGGAAAAAAGGCCACTTTCCCATTGTACTTATTAGAATGTGGATTATTCATAATATCATAAGATAAATTGTTATTCTGCTAATCAACCTTCTTGTTGCACTTCAGGTCTGAGAACGATTTGTTCTCATCATCGCTGAAACCTGCCCGTCTTGACATCATCCCCAATTGCCTCGCCTCCCCATGCATTCTGACTTTGGACCGGTGGGAATGGGGCATGATGTTTTACATCAGGGTTGATCTTGCTGGATCTTACCACGCATATCCTCATGTGGGTGGGCCATTTAAGACCTTAGAAGAGGTTTACTCTGCTATTGAATGCGACCTGAAACAACGCCAGGATCCCAAAATGTAACTTCTTTTTATCTCGGACTTCCTTTCTACATTTTCGTTTTCATGACCTAATTTATTCCTATTTTTTGTGTACACTTGCAATCAGTTGTCAGTTTGATTTCCCCACTTCTAGTAAAGTAAAATTTACTAACCATATCAAATGCTGTGACCAAAACTAGCATGATGCCTCAGCCTGAAGATACTCAAGTGGATTATGTTGTACGTCAATGTCTTTACTGGCCTGATGGCAAAAGGAAGAAGCGTTTTAATGTTGATGAAAGACGTGATCGGAGGCGCATGTTGGTTCAAGCTTTGGTGGATAAATATAACGATTATATCGGGGTTTGCCCTCTATCCCTCCTCCCCGCCTTCACTCTATACTCTTGTTGAACCGCTGAATAAAGTAATAAAAAATtcgtatgcatcaattgatgcagaggccgatgctgccccatttcgaaaaaaaggttGCATTGTGTTCCATTGGCCTAATTATTCATGTAACAATCAATCAATTAATTATTGTTCTTAACTTTTAGGATCTTGCATATGAGCTCAAAGATGTCGTGCACTACGAATCAGTTTGTGTGAGCGATGCTTATAAAGTAACCTATCATATCAATTTCACTACAAAGATTAAGGGAACTGAAGATTTGGATTGTCGCCATGATGAGCTCTTCTTTGCTGAAGTTGCCTGTGACATTAAGACAGGAGAACGCAAATTTGTGGTCAGCTGTTTCTGCAGGATTCATCCTATTGATAATGGTATTATAT contains the following coding sequences:
- the LOC124651712 gene encoding uncharacterized protein LOC124651712 → MASENDLFSSSLKPARLDIIPNCLASPCILTLDRWEWGMMFYIRVDLAGSYHAYPHVGGPFKTLEEVYSAIECDLKQRQDPKIMMPQPEDTQVDYVVRQCLYWPDGKRKKRFNVDERRDRRRMLVQALVDKYNDYIGDLAYELKDVVHYESVCVSDAYKVTYHINFTTKIKGTEDLDCRHDELFFAEVACDIKTGERKFVVSCFCRIHPIDNGRCYGCNAKHPNAAVYTPGQADACFPFGASNMVREDCDEDPVAEEKRLRILYEKMGFNKL